In one Nicotiana sylvestris chromosome 8, ASM39365v2, whole genome shotgun sequence genomic region, the following are encoded:
- the LOC104215967 gene encoding vacuolar-processing enzyme-like, with product MVQKNGVVSFLVVLFVIVCTAEGRNLLESIVEDDNATGTKWAVLVAGSNEWDNYRHQADVCHAYQLLKKGGLKDENIIVFMYDDIAYNKNNPRPGVIINSPHGHDVYKGVPKDYTGKDCNADNFFAVILGNKSALTGGSGKVVENGPNDYIFIYYADHGAPGLIGMPSGDDVYADDLIKVLIKKHTFGIYSKLVFYMEACESGSMFDGLLPKGLNIYVTTASKPDEGSWATYCISLGDEDVVCLGDLYSVAWLEDSDLHDRQVETLEKQYQLVRKRTLNNGTVEGSHVMQYGDLHISEDPLFRYMGSNSAKNSYYSTSTNDESWLPSRTVNQRDVHLMHLWSKFRSAPKGSARKTEAQRQLREAISQREHVDNSVRHIGEVLFGVEKGPEVLQTVRPAGQPLVDDWDCLKSFVKIFESQCGKLTPYGRKHVRGFANLCNAGIRREQMAAAAKQACPS from the exons ATGGTTCAAAAAAATGGTGTTGTTTCATTCCTAGTTGTACTTTTTGTCATAGTTTGTACTGCTGAGGGTCGTAACTTGTTGGAGAGTATTGTTGAAGATGATAATGCGACTGGAACTAAATGGGCTGTGTTGGTAGCTGGATCAAATGAGTGGGATAATTACAGACACCAG GCGGATGTATGCCATGCATATCAACTACTGAAGAAAGGAGGTCTAAAAGATGAAAACATCATCGTATTCATGTACGACGATATTGCTTATAATAAAAACAACCCTAGACCTGGAGTCATCATCAATAGCCCCCACGGCCATGATGTTTATAAAGGAGTCCCCAAG GATTACACAGGAAAAGATTGTAATGCTGATAACTTTTTCGCTGTTATCCTGGGAAACAAGAGTGCTCTAACTGGGGGCAGTGGAAAAGTTGTGGAAAATGGTCCAAATGATTATATATTTATCTACTACGCTGACCACGGTGCTCCTGGCCTTATTG GTATGCCTAGTGGAGATGATGTCTATGCCGACGATCTGATCAAAGTCCTGATTAAAAAACACACTTTTGGGATATATTCCAAATTG GTATTTTACATGGAAGCTTGTGAGTCTGGAAGTATGTTTGATGGTCTTCTCCCAAAAGGTTTGAACATTTACGTAACAACAGCATCAAAGCCTGATGAGGGCAGTTGGGCTACATACTGTATTTCTTTAGGTGATGAAGATGTAGTCTGCTTAGGAGACTTGTACAGTGTTGCTTGGTTGGAGGATAG TGATTTGCACGATCGGCAAGTTGAAACTTTGGAGAAGCAGTATCAGCTG GTTCGTAAGAGAACTCTAAATAATGGTACAGTCGAAGGCTCCCATGTCATGCAATATGGTGATTTACATATAAGTGAGGATCCTCTTTTCAGATATATGGGTTCTAATTCTGCAAAAAATAGTTACTATAGTACTTCTACCAACGATGAGTCATGGCTACCCTCAAGGACTGTTAATCAGCGCGATGTTCATCTCATGCACTTATGGTCTAAG TTCCGGTCTGCTCCTAAAGGCTCTGCTAGAAAAACTGAAGCTCAAAGGCAATTAAGGGAAGCTATATCACAAAGAGAACACGTAGACAACAGTGTGAGACATATTGGAGAAGTTTTGTTTGGAGTTGAGAAAGGTCCCGAGGTGCTGCAGACTGTTCGACCTGCTGGACAACCCCTCGTTGATGATTGGGACTGCCTTAAATCCTTT GTCAAGATATTTGAGTCACAATGTGGAAAGCTAACTCCCTACGGAAGGAAACACGTTCGTGGCTTTGCTAACCTGTGCAATGCTGGAATTCGAAGGGAGCAAATGGCTGCAGCAGCTAAACAAGCATGTCCTTCTTAA